From the genome of Ziziphus jujuba cultivar Dongzao chromosome 6, ASM3175591v1, one region includes:
- the LOC107430854 gene encoding abietadienol/abietadienal oxidase isoform X2, with product MFLFVVVIIKLNLLSKIVLSEIMREIYPSTWPLTITTLFFIIFLAKFFLSKKKNVAQRTYKLPPGRRGWPLIGDSFNWYKAVASSHPPQFVEEQVKRFGKIFSCSLFGKWAVVSADPNFNKFVMQNEGKFFQSSYPKSFRDLVGKNGVITVQGEQQRKLHAIASNMMRLDKLRFHFLEDIQRVMLQTLSSFQSNQVIHLQDVCRKVAINLMVNQLLGVSSESEINEMARLFSDFVDGCLSVPINLPGMAYHTGMKAREKIIIKINNTIEMYRQRGSLEVNDGVLARLLEEENLPNDAVADFIINLLFAGNETTAKTMLFAVYFLSKCPRAMKQLLDEHENLRSKSNIVGEEMLTWQHYKSMSFTQCVIDETLRLGGIAIWLLREAKEDVVYQDYVIPKGCFVVPFLSAVHLDEKVYNGALNFNPWRWMDPDNQEKRNWRTSQFYAPFGGGARFCPGAELARLQIALFLHYFVTTYSWNQVKEDQMSFFPSARLVNGFQICLTRRHDDQMNIKSRD from the exons ATGTTCCTTTTTGTAGTAGTGATAATCAAACTGAACCTACTGTCCAAGATTGTTCTGTCCG AGATAATGAGAGAAATTTATCCAAGCACATGGCCGCTTACAATCACCACGctgtttttcattatttttcttgcCAAATTCTTTCTGAGTAAGAAGAAGAATGTCGCACAAAGAACATACAAACTGCCTCCAGGAAGAAGAGGCTGGCCACTTATTGGAGATAGCTTTAATTGGTACAAAGCCGTTGCTAGTTCCCATCCCCCTCAATTCGTTGAAGAGCAGGTGAAGAG GTTTGGGAAAATATTCTCATGCAGTCTGTTTGGGAAATGGGCCGTAGTATCAGCAGACCCAAACTTCAACAAGTTTGTGATGCAAAATGAAGGGAAATTTTTCCAATCTAGCTATCCCAAATCTTTCAGGGATTTGGTAGGGAAAAATGGTGTCATCACAGTGCAAGGAGAACAACAAAGGAAACTCCATGCCATTGCATCCAATATGATGCGCTTGGACAAGCTCAGGTTTCATTTTTTGGAGGATATTCAAAGAGTTATGCTTCAAACTTTGAGCAGTTTCCAAAGCAATCAAGTAATACATCTTCAGGATGTTTGTAGAAAG GTGGCAATTAATCTAATGGTTAATCAACTTTTGGGAGTTTCAAGTGAGTCTGAGATTAATGAGATGGCTCGATTGTTCTCCGATTTCGTCGATGGTTGTCTCTCTGTTCCAATCAACTTGCCTGGCATGGCTTATCACACTGGCATGAAG GCTAGAGAAAAAATCATTATCAAGATAAACAACACAATAGAGATGTATAGACAACGAGGTTCATTGGAGGTTAATGATGGTGTCCTTGCAAGACTATTAGAGGAAGAAAACCTACCCAATGATGCGGTGGCAGATTTCATTATCAATCTTCTATTTGCTGGAAATGAAACAACTGCTAAAACAATGCTTTTTGCTGTCTATTTCCTTTCCAAGTGTCCCAGAGCCATGAAGCAACTACTG GATGAACATGAGAATTTAAGGAGCAAGAGTAACATTGTTGGAGAAGAAATGCTTACGTGGCAGCACTACAAATCAATGTCTTTTACTCAATGT GTTATTGATGAAACACTTAGACTTGGGGGCATAGCAATTTGGCTATTGAGGGAGGCTAAAGAAGATGTTGTATACCAAG atTATGTGATACCCAAAGGATGCTTTGTGGTTCCATTTCTTTCAGCCGTTCATTTGGATGAGAAGGTGTATAATGGAGCTCTCAACTTCAATCCATGGAGATGGATGGACCCTGATAATCAG GAAAAGAGGAATTGGAGAACTAGCCAATTCTATGCTCCCTTTGGAGGAGGGGCTAGATTCTGTCCAGGAGCTGAGTTGGCTCGCCTTCAAATTGCTCTCTTTCTGCATTACTTCGTTACAACATATAG CTGGAACCAGGTCAAGGAAGATCAAATGTCCTTCTTCCCCTCTGCTCGATTAGTGAATGGTTTCCAAATCTGCTTAACCCGACGACATGATGATCAAATGAATATCAAATCAAGGGATTAA
- the LOC107430854 gene encoding abietadienol/abietadienal oxidase isoform X1 encodes MFLFVVVIIKLNLLSKIVLSEIMREIYPSTWPLTITTLFFIIFLAKFFLSKKKNVAQRTYKLPPGRRGWPLIGDSFNWYKAVASSHPPQFVEEQVKSRFGKIFSCSLFGKWAVVSADPNFNKFVMQNEGKFFQSSYPKSFRDLVGKNGVITVQGEQQRKLHAIASNMMRLDKLRFHFLEDIQRVMLQTLSSFQSNQVIHLQDVCRKVAINLMVNQLLGVSSESEINEMARLFSDFVDGCLSVPINLPGMAYHTGMKAREKIIIKINNTIEMYRQRGSLEVNDGVLARLLEEENLPNDAVADFIINLLFAGNETTAKTMLFAVYFLSKCPRAMKQLLDEHENLRSKSNIVGEEMLTWQHYKSMSFTQCVIDETLRLGGIAIWLLREAKEDVVYQDYVIPKGCFVVPFLSAVHLDEKVYNGALNFNPWRWMDPDNQEKRNWRTSQFYAPFGGGARFCPGAELARLQIALFLHYFVTTYSWNQVKEDQMSFFPSARLVNGFQICLTRRHDDQMNIKSRD; translated from the exons ATGTTCCTTTTTGTAGTAGTGATAATCAAACTGAACCTACTGTCCAAGATTGTTCTGTCCG AGATAATGAGAGAAATTTATCCAAGCACATGGCCGCTTACAATCACCACGctgtttttcattatttttcttgcCAAATTCTTTCTGAGTAAGAAGAAGAATGTCGCACAAAGAACATACAAACTGCCTCCAGGAAGAAGAGGCTGGCCACTTATTGGAGATAGCTTTAATTGGTACAAAGCCGTTGCTAGTTCCCATCCCCCTCAATTCGTTGAAGAGCAGGTGAAGAG caGGTTTGGGAAAATATTCTCATGCAGTCTGTTTGGGAAATGGGCCGTAGTATCAGCAGACCCAAACTTCAACAAGTTTGTGATGCAAAATGAAGGGAAATTTTTCCAATCTAGCTATCCCAAATCTTTCAGGGATTTGGTAGGGAAAAATGGTGTCATCACAGTGCAAGGAGAACAACAAAGGAAACTCCATGCCATTGCATCCAATATGATGCGCTTGGACAAGCTCAGGTTTCATTTTTTGGAGGATATTCAAAGAGTTATGCTTCAAACTTTGAGCAGTTTCCAAAGCAATCAAGTAATACATCTTCAGGATGTTTGTAGAAAG GTGGCAATTAATCTAATGGTTAATCAACTTTTGGGAGTTTCAAGTGAGTCTGAGATTAATGAGATGGCTCGATTGTTCTCCGATTTCGTCGATGGTTGTCTCTCTGTTCCAATCAACTTGCCTGGCATGGCTTATCACACTGGCATGAAG GCTAGAGAAAAAATCATTATCAAGATAAACAACACAATAGAGATGTATAGACAACGAGGTTCATTGGAGGTTAATGATGGTGTCCTTGCAAGACTATTAGAGGAAGAAAACCTACCCAATGATGCGGTGGCAGATTTCATTATCAATCTTCTATTTGCTGGAAATGAAACAACTGCTAAAACAATGCTTTTTGCTGTCTATTTCCTTTCCAAGTGTCCCAGAGCCATGAAGCAACTACTG GATGAACATGAGAATTTAAGGAGCAAGAGTAACATTGTTGGAGAAGAAATGCTTACGTGGCAGCACTACAAATCAATGTCTTTTACTCAATGT GTTATTGATGAAACACTTAGACTTGGGGGCATAGCAATTTGGCTATTGAGGGAGGCTAAAGAAGATGTTGTATACCAAG atTATGTGATACCCAAAGGATGCTTTGTGGTTCCATTTCTTTCAGCCGTTCATTTGGATGAGAAGGTGTATAATGGAGCTCTCAACTTCAATCCATGGAGATGGATGGACCCTGATAATCAG GAAAAGAGGAATTGGAGAACTAGCCAATTCTATGCTCCCTTTGGAGGAGGGGCTAGATTCTGTCCAGGAGCTGAGTTGGCTCGCCTTCAAATTGCTCTCTTTCTGCATTACTTCGTTACAACATATAG CTGGAACCAGGTCAAGGAAGATCAAATGTCCTTCTTCCCCTCTGCTCGATTAGTGAATGGTTTCCAAATCTGCTTAACCCGACGACATGATGATCAAATGAATATCAAATCAAGGGATTAA
- the LOC107430851 gene encoding uncharacterized protein LOC107430851, whose translation MAGGNFMHRVVSYLMNEVLVNSLANSRAFQRFAVRTSKRIEDISSIAEKKKQQLSEQMKDLAKNFESRNQ comes from the exons ATGGCGGGTGGAAATTTTATGCACAGAGTTGTTTCGTACCTTATGAATGAGGTTCTTGTTAACAGCCTTGCAAACAG CCGTGCGTTCCAGAGGTTTGCTGTGAGGACGTCAAAGAGGATTGAGGATATTTCAAGTATAG CTGAGAAGAAAAAGCAACAACTTTCTGAACAGATGAAGGATCTAGCCAAAAACTTTGAG TCTAGGAATCAGTGA